The Hymenobacter swuensis DY53 genome includes the window ACGCGCCGCCCCGCCGAGCACGACCTGCTCAGCCACTTTGAGGAGCTGCTCGCCGCCTATTTTACCCAGGCCACGGAACAGCCGCTGCCCAGCGTGCAATATTTCGCCGACGCCCTGCACGTTTCACCCGCCTACCTCAGCGACATGCTCCGGAGCCTCACCGGCCAGAATACCCAACAGCACATTCATTACGGCCTTATCGAGAAAGCCAAGCAACTGCTGCTCAGCACTTCGCTGTCCATCAATGAAACGGCTTTCCAACTAGGTTTTGAGTATCCGCAGTATTTCACCCGCCTGTTCAAAAGCAAAACCGGCCTCACCCCGGCCGCTTTTCGGTTATCGGTGCAGTAGCACTTAGACAGGACGCAACAAAAGCGGCCGGCTTATCATCTGGATAGGCCGGCCGCTTTTGTTGCGTTGATTGCATTGGCTACAGCCCCACGGCTCCCAGCTTCTCCATCTCCTCCCATACGCGGTGCACGGGCAGGCCCATTACGTTGAAATACGAGCCTTCGAGCCGAGTCACGGCCACCATCCCAATCCAGTCCTGGGCCCCGTAGGCCCCGGCTTTATCAAGGGGTTGATACTGGCGCACGTAATGCTCGATTTCCGCGAGGCTGAGGGCGCGGAAATGCACCCGGGTCTGGTCGGAGAAAACCACCCGGCGGCCGTCGCCGCAGAGCAGGCAGACGCCGGTGTACACGTCGTGGGCGCGGCCCTGCAGGCGCTGGAGCATCTGCACGGCCTCGGCCTCGTCGGCAGGCTTGTTGAGCACGTCGTCATCGAGGCACACAATGGTATCGGCCGTAATAACCAGCTCATCGGGGGCCAGGTCGGAGGCGTAGGCGCTGGCTTTGTGGGCGGCCAGGTACTCCGCCACTTCCGCCCGCACCAGGTGGGCCGGGAAACTTTCCTCTACTTCCCGCAGCCGGATTTCATACGTCAGGCCCAGTTCCGTGAGCAGCTGGCGGCGGCGGGGCGAGTTGGATGCCAGCACCAGCCGGGGCCGGTGGGGGCTGACGAATGAGGCGGTATCAGGAGCGGAAAGCGGCATAGAACGGCGCGGAAGTTTCGGCCTCCTGAATACTGCTAAACAGGAAGCCACCAATGGTTTTGGGGTAAAAGAACGTGGATTTGGGGGGCATCACGGAGCCGGAGTGGCACACGGCTTCCACCTCCGCCATGGTTACCTCGTTGGTGATGAAGGCGGCCCGGGCCTCGCCCCGGTCTACGCGGGTCAGGCACTCGGGAAAGTTGCGCACGTAGGCAATGCCCGGCCACTGGCGCTGCGCCTCGGGGCCGGTTACGCCCAGCACTTTTTCCAGCACAAAGTAATGCAGCACCGTCAGGTCCAGGGCTTTTACCTCGGGGGTGGTATCCCAGGCTAGCAGCTCGTGCACCTCCGGCCGCAGCCGGATTTTATATGCCTGCCCTTCGCCTAAGTACAGCCCGAAGGCCCAGGGCTTGCCGGCAATGCGCTCGGGCAGGTCGTAGGCATCTTCCAGGGGCAGCACCGTAAAGTAGGGAGCCAGCCGGGCCAGCAGCTCGGCCGAAGTCAGGCCGCCGGGCAACTCCAGCACGAGCCGGTGTGTGGGCAGAATCCGCAGGTCGTCGGCCGCTGCGTTGGTGAGGTACATAAGGTGAAAATTCCAGGCTTCGTGCCCGGTGTACGCGGCCCCGGCCGCCGCCCGCCGCGCCTGCCGGTAGGCCAGGGAGCCTTCGTAGCGGTGGTGTCCGTCGGCCAGAATTACCTCCCGCTGCGCCAGTACCTGCTGAAACTGACGAATAATACGTACATCCTGAATCACGGCCAGCACGTCGCGCGCGCCCTGGTAATCTTCCTCCGTCTGGTAGAGCGGGCTACGCATGGCCTCATCCATGTAGTGCTCCAGCGCAAATGCATCGTCGCGGTACAGGCCGTGGGTGGCGCTGGTCTGGAACTCGGTGCGGGCCAGCAGCTCGGCCCGGTCGTTGACGGCAGCGGGCAACGTATTCTCGTGGCGCAGCACCACATTTTCGGTCCAGTCGGTGGCCCGGATGTGGCACATGAAGCCTTTGCGGCAATACTCGCGGGAGCTGCCCGCCAGCCGGAAATACTGATAGTACACGTAAATACCCGGCAGCTCATCCTGCAGGAGCACGCCCCGCTCCTGCCACTCCCGCAGGCGCTGCGCGGCCGCCCCGGCCGCGTCCTCGCCCCGGGGCACCGAGAGGTGAATACTATTGAGCGGATTGCGGTACAGCGCCTCCCGCTGCTTCACCGATACCACATCAAACAGCGGCGACACATACGCGTCAATCTGCTGGCTCAATTCTGAGTTGTAGCGCCAGCCGCGCAGGGGTTGAATTTCAGCCAAGAATTTAGGAGAGTTATGAATGCTGAGAGTGGTAGTATGAGTTGAGCAGTTGCCGCTGCTGAGGATCGAACACTGAACATTGAATGCGAAAACATTCTACTTCATACTTCCACTCTCAGCATTCATACTTCTTCAAGGAGCCAGACGGCTGATGCGCCAACTGCCACCGTGCAGCTCGTACACAATCCGGTCGTGCAGGCGGGAGGGACGTCCCTGCCAGAACTCCACCCGTTGCGGGCGCAGCACATAGCCGCCCCAGTGCGCGGGGCGCGGCAGCGGCTGCTGCCCGGCAAAGCGGGCTTCTACGTCCTGCTCCCGCTGCTCCAGCTCCTCCCGGCTGCGGATGGGCTGGCTCTGGGGGGAGGCCCAGGCCCCAATCTGACTACTGCGCGGCCGGCTCTGGAAATACTCCGTGGATACCTCTTCCGACGCTTTTTCTACCCGGCCCTCCACCCGTACCTGCCGCTCCAGCCCGGGCCAGAAAAACGTAATGGCCGCCAAGGGGCTGGTAGCCAGCTCCTGCCCCTTGCGCGACTCGTAGTTGGTAAAGAACAGAAAGCCCTCTTCTTCGGGCAGGCCCTTGAGCAGCACAATACGCGCGGCTGGCTGACCAGCCTCATTCACGGTCGACAGGGTCATGGCGGTAGGCTCGTCGAGTTGAGCGGCCAGGGCCTCATCCAGCCAAGTCCGGAACTGCCGCACGGCATCGGGCTGCACGTCGGCTTCAGTGAGGGTGCGCTGGGAATACGTCTGGCGCAAATCGGCCAGCTGCTGATCAGTCATGGGAAATGCTGAAAACAAGAGCGGAGAAAGGAATGTTTGGCCGGGGGAAGAGCTGCGCTAAACGCATCTGCGGGCCGATAATCCGGCCGCAAGGTAGCACTTTGATGGCAGCTGACGGAACCCGCGCCCCCCTGCCCGTCGTACGCTCTATAAGCAGGAGCCGCTACGGTCAGTCCAAATCTTTTCCGTACTTACCTCTGCCCTGTCCGCCGTCACTTGCTCCCTCCTTCACCAAACCCCGACTTCCGATGCCGCGTCTTCGTCCTGGCAGTCTGCTGATTTCCCAGCCTTTCCTGGGCGACCCGAACTTTGAGCGTACCGTAGTGCTATTGTGCAGCCACTCGGACGAGGAAGGCTCTTTTGGGCTGGTCCTGAACCGGCCAGCAACGCTGCGGCTCGGCGATGTGCTGGAGCTGCCCGGCGGCGAAACGCTGCCGGCCACGCACATTCCGCTTGGCATCGGGGGGCCGGTGCAACCCGATACACTGCACTACCTCCACCAACAGCCCGACCTGCCGCAGGCCAGCCACCTGGGCGACCAGGTGTACTGGGGCGGCAGCTTTTCGCAACTGCTTGAGCAGCTCATCAGTGGTCAGGCCGCTCCCGATGACGTACGCCTTTACGTGGGCTACTCGGGCTGGACGGCCGGGCAGCTGGCGGAAGAGGTGCGGGAAAATGTCTGGATTGTGCATCCCAATGCTGCCGCGAAAGTATTTACTTTGACCACTGATGCCTTCTGGCAGTCCATTCTGCGGGAAAAGGGCGGGCGCTACCGCATGCTGTCCAACTACCCCACCGACCCCCGCCTGAATTAACGCTTTACCACCTCCCGGCCACCGGCCGGGCCTTCCTTCCGACTTGTATGCTACCTGATCAGAATTCCCCCGCCCCCACTCACTCCGACGACAGCGCGGAGTCGCCCCAGCAGATTCTGGAACGCCGCCTGGCCGAAATCCAAAACCGCCAGACCGAGCCCGAAGATATTACCGAGCGTCCGGCCCAGGGCACCCCGCCCCTGCCCGCCGAGCCTGTCGGGTCCGGTACGGCCGAGCCGGAAGCGGCTTCCTCTGCCCCCGAGCCAGACAGTCCCGAAGCAACAGCCGCGACTGAATCCCTCACCCACGTACCCGCAGATGCCGCTACCACTGAGGTGCATTCTGCCGGTGAGGCCCGCGCCATGGCGCATTATGGCACCACTTCTCCGGCCACCGACCAGCCTGCAACGCTCACTGAGGCAGTAGAAGCACCGGCCACTGCTTCGGAAGGAACGCCGCAGGACGCCGCCCTGCCCGAACCGGAAGCCCCGCACGTTACGCCGGTGGTTGAGGTAACCCCAGCCAACGTGGAAGCTGCCCTTGAAAGCGCCCCCACCGTTGGCTCCCTGCATACGTCCTCCGACGCGGCGGCTGCTGAGGAGGAAGAGGAATACGTACCGGAAGTGCCGGCTGTAGACTTTTCCACCTTGGATCTGCCAGCCCGGACGGCTCACTTGCTGCAGTTGCTGCGCCGCCCCGATGCCCGCCAGAACCGCAAGCAGATTTCCGACCTCTACCGCCTCTACGATACCCAGCTGCAAACAGAGCGTACCGCCGCCCGACAGCGTTTCGTGGATGAGGGCAACCAAGCCGAGGAATTTGCATATGCCGGCCCCGAAGGCCACCAGGATCTGACCAAAGCCTTCCAGGAGTTCCGTGACAGCCGGGCCCGTGACGCCAAGGCCGAGGATGAGCAGCGTACCAAGAACCTGACCCATAAGCAGTATCTCCTCTCCCAGCTGCGTACCCTGGTAGAGTCGGCTGAAACCAAGGACAGCTCGGCCCGCATCAAGGCCCTACAAAACGACTGGAAGGCCACCGGTCCCGTGCCCCAGAAAGAGGCCCAGGAGCTGTGGAACAGCTACCACGCACTGCTCGACATTTACTACAACAACCGCGGTCTGTTCTTCGAAATGAAGGAGCTGGACCGTCGCCGCAACTTGGAGGCCAAGGAAGTGCTCATTACCCGCGCCGAGGCACTCCAGCAGCAGCCCAGCATCAACAAGGCCCTGCAGGAGCTGCGGCAGCTACACGATGAGTGGAAACATATCGGCCCCGTTCCCAATGAGCAGCGCGAAACGCTGTGGCAGCGTTTCCTCCAAGCCTCGGAGCAGGTGCACAACCGCAAGCAGGAATTCCTGACAACCCGCCAGACGCAGGAAACGGCTAATCTGGAGCGTAAAACGGCGCTACTAGAAGAGTTGCGGCCGTTCGGCGAGTTCCAGACAGAGCGCGTAAACGAATGGCGCGCCAAAACCGACGAGCTGCAGAAGCTGAAGGAAGCCTGGGACGCCGCCGGCCTCGTGCCCCGCGATAAGGCCGAGCAGCTGAACCGACAGTTCTGGGGTGCTTACAAGGGCTTTTTTCAGAAGAAAAATCAGTTCTTTAAGGCTCTCGACGAGGAAAAAAACACCAACCTCAAGCGCAAGCTCGATCTATGTGAGCAAGCTGAGTCGGCTTTGCAGAGCCCCAACTGGGAGGAGGCTCGCGAAACGGTCATTCGCCTCCAGAAAGAATGGAAGCTGGTTGGCCGGGTGCCCGAGAAGCAGTCGGACAAGGTCTGGAACCGCTTCCGCACCGCCTGCGACGCCTTCTTTGACCGCAAAAAAGAAGAAACCCGCCAGCGCGAGCACCAGGTGCAGCAACTTGGCCAGGAACAGACCCAGCACCTCGCGCAGGTAGCCGAAGCCGTAACCGGCCTTTCTTCTGACCAGCCGGGCACGCTGGAGGGCTTCCGTCAGCACGTCAGCGAATGGCGGGCCTTCGACAGCGGTGCTCGCCATTCCGGGCAAGCGGAGGACAAGTTTCAGACGCTGATGGGCAAGTACCTCGACCAGGTACCGGGCCTCACCTACGCCGACCGCACAGACCTGCTGTTTGCGCTGCAGATTGAACGCCTCAAGTCGTCGCCCGACGCCCAGCAGCAGCTCTACAAGAAAGAGCAGACGCTGCGACGGGAAATCAACGAACTGGAAAACGACATTTCGACCCTTAAAACCAACCTGGAGTTTTTCGCCCGCTCCAAAAATGCCGGCCAGCTCCGGGAGGAATACCAGGGCCGCATCAATGAAGCCCAGGCGCGGATTGACGGGTTGAAACGCCAGCTGCGGGCCGTAAGAAGCTAGCTTCACCCTGTATTTCAACAAAACACCGCGCTCTGTTAAAAGGCGCGGTGTTTTTATTTTTCGGCAGGTCAGTTAGTTAGTTTTTTTCAGCAGGAAATTTCAGCGAATTACTTGCCCTGTTCGCCTGCAACGCCTACTTTTGTGCCACCTGAATGCCTCCTTAGCTCAGCTGGTAGAGCAACTGACTTGTAATCAGTAGGTCGTTGGTTCGATCCCGACAGGAGGCTCATTTATTCACTACCGGAATGCCCGGAAACTTGCTCCTCGCGCTGCGAAAGCTGGTTTCCGGGTTTTTTGCGTCTGGGGGTACTCGGTTCTCTGGGCGCGAATCTTTCAACTCTGGGTGGGAGTCACGCCCCCCTTACGCCCCCTATACCGGTATGGTGACGCAATTCACGCTTCGCACCGACAAAAAAGACAGCACGGGACGGTGCCCCGTGCATTTGGCAGTTTACTTCGACGGCTTGCGCCTGCGCTGCGCCACCGGCGAGAAGTGTAAACCGGCCGACTGGAACGAGGACCGGCAGCAGTTCCGACGTTCCTATCCGCTGGCCGAAGATGCCAACGCCCTGCTGGCCCGCATGGCCTCCGATATGCTGGCCTGGTGGCGCGCCGTGCGCGCCGCCGGCGAAACCCCTACGCTGGCCGGCCTGAAAGCCGCCCTGCGGCCGGCCCCGGCGCCCACGCCCGCCCCCGAGCGGCTGGTGGTAACGGAAATTATGGAGTTTCGCGAAGTCATGCGCCGGCGCGGGCTGATGTGGAACACGCTGCGCCATTATCTGGTCACGGCCAACTGGCTGCGCGACTTCGAGCGGTGGGCCGGCCGCAAGCTCACGGTCAGCGGTTACGACCTGGCCACCCACGATCTGGTGCTGGCTTACCTGCGCCACGAGCGGGCCCTCAGCCCAAATTCTCTGTACACCGTGGGCAAAGACCTACGGCGGCTCTTCGGCTACCTGCGCGATGAGCGGGGCCTGACGGTGAGCGTGGAGCCCCGGAAGCTGCGCGTGGCCTGTCAGGACACGGAGAAAGTGTACCTCACGGGGCCGGAGCTGGAGCGCCTGCGCGTGACGGTGCTGCCCACCACGCTGGCACCGGTGCGGGACGTGTTTCTGTTCTGCTGCTATACCGGCCTGCGCTACTCCGACGTGCTGCAGTTGCACGGCGGCAACGTGGAGGCCCTGCCCGACGGCTCGGGACGGGTGCTGCGTCTGACCCAGACCAAAACCCGCACCCGGGTGAGCGTCTACCTGACGGCCGCCGCCACGGCCCTGCTGGAGAAACACGCCGGCCCCGAGCGTGAAGGGCCGGGCGCGCGCCTGTTGCCCGTCTACCAGAACCAGGTGATGAACCGCTACCTCAAGCGTATCTGTCAGCTGGCCGGCGTTACGGCCGGCGTGGAAGTCGTGGAGGTGCGGGCCGGGCAGGTGATCAAGTCCATGCGACCCAAGCACGAGCTGATAACGATGCACACGGCCCGCCACACCTTCGCCACCCAGAGCCTGCTGCGGGGTATGCCGGTGGAGGTACTGCAGAAGATTCTGGGCCATGCCAGCATCAAGACCACGCTGGTGTACGCCAAAATCGTGGAGGACTTCCAGCACCAGACCATGCGCCGCATCTGGGAGGATGTCCCCACCCCGGCACCGGTGGCGGCCGACACCATCTACACCGTGGAATCGTCGGCGGCCTGATTTTTACCAGGCACTACCCCGGTCTACTAAGTGGGCCGGGGCGTTGCTGATATAGGGGAGCAACTGAAAAAAATAAAGATACGGCTTCACTTCACCCTGTTTGCCCGATCACCAGGTTGCGTGCCCAAAGGGGTAAGGTAGAGTGCCGACGAAGGCCGTCGGCAACTGTACCTTATCCCTTTTACCTGATGTTTACCCAAAAAATTGCGGTTCATCGGCTCAGCTCCCAGGAGCGCCATCTTCTTAGTCAGCAGCTGTATCCGCTGCAGGAACAACTTTTTACCGGCGTCGACTATGAGGCCTTCCGCCGTTACGTGGTAGATTCGACTGCCTGGCGTACGTGGATCTACCTGCAGCACTCGGAGCAGGGCGAATTGGTAGGCTACTTGGCCATGCACACGTTCCGGCGGGTAATCGACGGTAAGCGCCGCCAGATTTTCCGCATGGAAACCGGTAAGCTTCCTGCTTTTCGGGGCCAGGACCTGACCATTCTACGAGCCCTGGGACGCATGCTGCTGCATAGCCTCTCCGGGCTGCGCTACGATAGCTTCTTCTTCGCGTCCATGGTCTATCCGGCTTCCTACGCCATGGCGGCCAAATATGCTCCGCGGATCTGGCCGACTTTCCTACGGCCTACACCGGCCGACAAACAGACGCTGATGTTCGAGCTTGCGGCCAGTTTCCACCTGGCTCCCGTCAGACCCGAGGCGCCGTACGTACGATACGTCGGCTGGATCACGCGTGAGAGCGGCCCCCAACCCCAATGGAATTCGGCGGTCAATCATCATGCGGTGTACTTTGTCGAGGAAAACCCCACCTTCACCCAGGGGCACGGCCTGCTAACACTTATGCCGGCCTCCTTAACCGATATTTGCCGGGCCGTTGTCCGCCTGCTCATCGGCCGCAGTAAACGCGTACTGCGTCGCCTCTAAGCTTTTCCTTTACTGCTTCCTGCTTCCATGCTGTGCTTTGAAAATCCTGCCGGCCGTATTCTCCTCCATTCTACCTTCGTGCAGGTGGTCTGGAGCACGGGCCAACGGCAGGATGCCCACGTGATGGAGCTCATGGACCGACTGCTGGAAATTGGTCAGCAGCAGCATCTGGACCGCCTGCTGGTGGACCAGGGCATCATGGACTCCTGCTCCGTCGAGGTGGAAGTATGGTTTAAATACGACTGGCTGACGCGGGCCCGCCTGCAGTTCGATTTTGGCGCGGCCGCCATTCTGAGCGGCCGTAATCTGCTGGTACGTATGGCCACGCTTGGGATGCTACGGCACCTGCTGGGCTGGACCGGATCCTTCCAGATTCGGGTTTTCTCCAGCGGGCAAATGCAGGAAGCCGTTACATGGCTCAGCCAACCATCTCCCCGGGCTTAATACCCGGGGAGATGCACGGGCTTCACAAAGCGAAGAAGGCGGCGTTGTAGCCGAAAATCCCGCCTCGCTCGGTGCCACCCACCCAGATATAGGGTTCCAGACCAGCAAATTCAGCCTGGCACGACTGCAACGCCGGCATAATAATGCCCAGGTGGGTAGCCAGCGCTGCCTGACTATCGCACAGCAAGAGCCCCGTGTGGGTAGTAAAGTCCGCTTCTTTCCAGCCGTAATCAGCCGACTCCACATTGTACGTGGACTTTCGGCCAGCAAACAGGGCCAGTTCATACCCCTTTGCGGCAGCCATTCGCTGGGTTATCAGCCGGAAAAATGGCGTCCCCTCCGTAACAAATGACTGAGCCTGACGGCTCGTTGTAAAAATCGTTTGTAAGAGCACGCGGTAATAATGGAAAGTAATAGAGAGCTGCCAAGCGATAACGCCACAAGTTACGCGGCCTCCTAAAATAACAGCGCCAGTTGAGCGCAGAAACTAGCCGCGCAGCTGCCGCAGCCGAAGGCGTTGCCCGACGCGCACCAGCAGCAGCAGGGCCAGCAGCCCCGGAATCAGGAGCAGCAGCACCCAAGTGTTGGCCTCGGGATACCCACCAGAAATACGAGCAGGTTGGCCAGCACGTAGGCGGCCCCGCCTCCACCGGCCGCCAGCACCCGGATAGAAAGTTCATAGAGCGGGCGCAGCCGATAGTAGGCCGGGCTGTTGGCCGGCGTGGCGTGAAGGCAGGCGTGGTAATGGCAGTAGCGGGTACAGCGGGCCGAAACCCGGGCGGCCGTGGGCGGGTGCGGGGCGGCAGAGTTGACGGCGAAGCCCACCAGCAGCGGCAGCAAGGCCAGCAGGAAAGTGAGCAGCAGCGGGTGGAAAGCAGGCATAGGCGGAATCAGAGAACCCAACGGCAAAGAAGCACTTACAAACCATTCCGCCGCCGGGGTGGCCAGGGCGCAACCGCGGCAGCCAGCCTAGAAGATAGAATACTTTTTTCACGGGGTGGGGTCAGGGCTTGGGAGCTTTGACGAAAATGAAGGTGGACGAAGCTTCCAGATCGGAGTGAGTCATTGTTTGCAGCACATAACCTTCACCCATGAGCTTCATAACAACTTGCTGATAGGCGGCTGCCGTGGAGCGGATGCCCTTGTCGTTCAACCCACTCTGATATTCGATTTCTTCCACCCTATCCTTGCTGCGATAGATGATCAAGCGGCTGTTCGCCCCATTCCTTTCGAGGCTGCGCACAATAATTACGGATGGGTCCTCTCCAACGGCCCACGACG containing:
- a CDS encoding DUF1015 domain-containing protein is translated as MAEIQPLRGWRYNSELSQQIDAYVSPLFDVVSVKQREALYRNPLNSIHLSVPRGEDAAGAAAQRLREWQERGVLLQDELPGIYVYYQYFRLAGSSREYCRKGFMCHIRATDWTENVVLRHENTLPAAVNDRAELLARTEFQTSATHGLYRDDAFALEHYMDEAMRSPLYQTEEDYQGARDVLAVIQDVRIIRQFQQVLAQREVILADGHHRYEGSLAYRQARRAAAGAAYTGHEAWNFHLMYLTNAAADDLRILPTHRLVLELPGGLTSAELLARLAPYFTVLPLEDAYDLPERIAGKPWAFGLYLGEGQAYKIRLRPEVHELLAWDTTPEVKALDLTVLHYFVLEKVLGVTGPEAQRQWPGIAYVRNFPECLTRVDRGEARAAFITNEVTMAEVEAVCHSGSVMPPKSTFFYPKTIGGFLFSSIQEAETSAPFYAAFRS
- a CDS encoding DUF349 domain-containing protein; its protein translation is MLPDQNSPAPTHSDDSAESPQQILERRLAEIQNRQTEPEDITERPAQGTPPLPAEPVGSGTAEPEAASSAPEPDSPEATAATESLTHVPADAATTEVHSAGEARAMAHYGTTSPATDQPATLTEAVEAPATASEGTPQDAALPEPEAPHVTPVVEVTPANVEAALESAPTVGSLHTSSDAAAAEEEEEYVPEVPAVDFSTLDLPARTAHLLQLLRRPDARQNRKQISDLYRLYDTQLQTERTAARQRFVDEGNQAEEFAYAGPEGHQDLTKAFQEFRDSRARDAKAEDEQRTKNLTHKQYLLSQLRTLVESAETKDSSARIKALQNDWKATGPVPQKEAQELWNSYHALLDIYYNNRGLFFEMKELDRRRNLEAKEVLITRAEALQQQPSINKALQELRQLHDEWKHIGPVPNEQRETLWQRFLQASEQVHNRKQEFLTTRQTQETANLERKTALLEELRPFGEFQTERVNEWRAKTDELQKLKEAWDAAGLVPRDKAEQLNRQFWGAYKGFFQKKNQFFKALDEEKNTNLKRKLDLCEQAESALQSPNWEEARETVIRLQKEWKLVGRVPEKQSDKVWNRFRTACDAFFDRKKEETRQREHQVQQLGQEQTQHLAQVAEAVTGLSSDQPGTLEGFRQHVSEWRAFDSGARHSGQAEDKFQTLMGKYLDQVPGLTYADRTDLLFALQIERLKSSPDAQQQLYKKEQTLRREINELENDISTLKTNLEFFARSKNAGQLREEYQGRINEAQARIDGLKRQLRAVRS
- a CDS encoding Maf family nucleotide pyrophosphatase, with product MPLSAPDTASFVSPHRPRLVLASNSPRRRQLLTELGLTYEIRLREVEESFPAHLVRAEVAEYLAAHKASAYASDLAPDELVITADTIVCLDDDVLNKPADEAEAVQMLQRLQGRAHDVYTGVCLLCGDGRRVVFSDQTRVHFRALSLAEIEHYVRQYQPLDKAGAYGAQDWIGMVAVTRLEGSYFNVMGLPVHRVWEEMEKLGAVGL
- the pdxH gene encoding pyridoxamine 5'-phosphate oxidase yields the protein MTDQQLADLRQTYSQRTLTEADVQPDAVRQFRTWLDEALAAQLDEPTAMTLSTVNEAGQPAARIVLLKGLPEEEGFLFFTNYESRKGQELATSPLAAITFFWPGLERQVRVEGRVEKASEEVSTEYFQSRPRSSQIGAWASPQSQPIRSREELEQREQDVEARFAGQQPLPRPAHWGGYVLRPQRVEFWQGRPSRLHDRIVYELHGGSWRISRLAP
- a CDS encoding STAS/SEC14 domain-containing protein — encoded protein: MLCFENPAGRILLHSTFVQVVWSTGQRQDAHVMELMDRLLEIGQQQHLDRLLVDQGIMDSCSVEVEVWFKYDWLTRARLQFDFGAAAILSGRNLLVRMATLGMLRHLLGWTGSFQIRVFSSGQMQEAVTWLSQPSPRA
- a CDS encoding YqgE/AlgH family protein, whose translation is MPRLRPGSLLISQPFLGDPNFERTVVLLCSHSDEEGSFGLVLNRPATLRLGDVLELPGGETLPATHIPLGIGGPVQPDTLHYLHQQPDLPQASHLGDQVYWGGSFSQLLEQLISGQAAPDDVRLYVGYSGWTAGQLAEEVRENVWIVHPNAAAKVFTLTTDAFWQSILREKGGRYRMLSNYPTDPRLN
- a CDS encoding tyrosine-type recombinase/integrase, whose amino-acid sequence is MVTQFTLRTDKKDSTGRCPVHLAVYFDGLRLRCATGEKCKPADWNEDRQQFRRSYPLAEDANALLARMASDMLAWWRAVRAAGETPTLAGLKAALRPAPAPTPAPERLVVTEIMEFREVMRRRGLMWNTLRHYLVTANWLRDFERWAGRKLTVSGYDLATHDLVLAYLRHERALSPNSLYTVGKDLRRLFGYLRDERGLTVSVEPRKLRVACQDTEKVYLTGPELERLRVTVLPTTLAPVRDVFLFCCYTGLRYSDVLQLHGGNVEALPDGSGRVLRLTQTKTRTRVSVYLTAAATALLEKHAGPEREGPGARLLPVYQNQVMNRYLKRICQLAGVTAGVEVVEVRAGQVIKSMRPKHELITMHTARHTFATQSLLRGMPVEVLQKILGHASIKTTLVYAKIVEDFQHQTMRRIWEDVPTPAPVAADTIYTVESSAA